The Actinomycetota bacterium sequence CGAGGGCCTCCTGGTCGCGCTGGCCAACCTGGAAGAGGTGATAGAACTCATCAAGAGATCACGCACCGTTCCGGATGCCCGCGACGGCCTAATGAAGCGGTTCAAGCTGAGCGAGGAACAGGCGCAGGCCATACTGGACATGCGGCTGCAGAGGCTCACCGGCCTCGAGAGGGAGAAGGTGAAGGAAGAGCACAAGGAGTTGAAGAAGGAGATCGCCCGGCTGAAGGAGATCCTCGCCGACGAGAGCAAGCTCCGGGGCATCATCGTGGAGGAGCTGCGGGAGATAAAGAAGAAGTACGGGGACCCGCGCCGCACCGAGATAGTGCCCGACTACGAGGACCTGGAGATCGAGGACCTCATCGCCGACGAGGAGGTGGTGGTGACCATAACCCATTCCGGCTACGCCAAGAGGCTGCCCATCACCACCTACCGCACGCAGCGCAGAGGGGGCAAGGGCGTGGCGGGCATGAACCTCAAGGAGGGCGACTTCGTCGAGCACCTCTTCGTGGCCTCCACTCACCACTATATCCACTTCTTCTCCAACCGCGGGAGGTCGTACCGCCTGAAGGTGTACGAGCTTCCGGAGGGCTCGCGCACCTCGCGGGGCCAGGCGCTTGTGAACCTCCTCCCCCTTGGGCCGGGAGAGAAGATATGTTCCGTGATCGCCACGCGCGACTACCCAGAGGACAGCTTCCTGGTCATGGCGACGGCGAGGGGCATGATCAAGAAAACGCCCTTCCGCCTGTACGACTCGCCGCGCAGGGACGGGCTCATCGCCATCGACCTGCAGGAAGGGGACGAGGTGATAGACACGCGCCTCACGGACGGCAAGAGCGACCTCATCCTGGTCACCCGGGAGGGACAGGCGTTGCGCTTTCCGGAGACCGATTGCCGCCCCATGGGAAGGGACACCCGGGGCGTGAGAGGGATAAGGCTTTCTCCGGAGGACGAGCTCATCGCCATGGGGATCGCAGCGGAGGACGCCGACCTCTTCATCATCACCGAGCTGGGCTATGGCAAGAGGACGGCCATATCGAGGTATCCCCGCAGGCGGCGCGGCGGCAAGGGGGTGAGGACCATGGCGGCTGGCGCCGCGAAGGGCCGCATCGCGGGGGCGAGGGTGGTCAGGGAAAACCAGGAGCTCATGGCCATATCCGTGGACGGCGTGGTCATCAGGGTGCCCATTGACGATATCTCTCGCATGGGGCGCGTCACCCAGGGAGTGAAGATAATGAGCCTCAAGGGCGAGGACCGCGTCGCCTCCATCGCCCACCTCGCGTCGCGGGAGGGGATCGCGCAGTCGCCCCGGGACGACGAAGAACCCCGGGAAGGTGAAGAGCCTGAAAGGGTTTGAGTTCATCGAACATACCGCGGACGTGGGCATCAGGGCTCGCGGCCTTTCCCGTGCGGAGGTCTTCGAGCAGTGCGCGCTGGGGATGGTGTCTCTCATGTACGACCCGGAGGCGGTGGAGGGGTCGCGGAGGGTGAGGATAGAGGCACGGGCCGACGACGAGAAGGCGCTGCTCGTCGCGTGGCTCTCCGAGATAATATACCTGGTGGAGACGGAGGGCTGGGCCTTCCGCGATTTCGAGGTGGAGGATATCTCCCGGCAGGAGGTGAGGGGCTGGGGGCTGGGCGAACCGTTGGATGCCGCCAGGCACAAGGTCTCCGGCGAGGTCAAGGCCCCCACCTACCACATGCTGGAGCTGGCGGAGCGGGAGGGCCGCTGGGAGGCCCAGGTCATATTCGATGTGTGACCCGAGGGTATGCTGAGGGAAGGCACGGCCGCTCGCGGCGCGGCAGGCGCCGGGAAAGGAAGGCCTGCCTGCGGGACATGCCTGCGAGGTGATAGCGGATGAGCCTGCTGGGCTTCGCGGAGGAAGTGGAAAAATATACCTGGCGGATCTCGACCGACGCGCAGGAGGGCATGCGCGTCCCGGGCATCGTTTTCGGCGACCGCGAACTCATGGAGAAAGCGGACGCGGACAACGCCCTTCAGCAGGTGGTCAACGTCGCCTGCCTGCCGGGGATAGTGCGGGCGTCCCTGGCCATGCCCGATATCCACTGGGGATACGGCTTTCCCATCGGCGGGGTGGCGGCCACCATGGCGGAGGGCGGCGTGATCTCGCCGGGAGGCGTGGGCTACGACATATCGTGCGGCGTGAGGCTTATAAAGACGTCCCTTGCGCACGAGGAGGCGAAGGGAAAAATGGCGCAGCTGCTGGACCTTCTCAACGCCAGCGTACCCAAGGGCCTGGGCACCAGGGGCAGGCTGCGCATGGAGAGGAGGGAGATGGAGGCGCTCATGGCCCGCGGGGCCAGGGAGCTCGTCGCGAGGGGCATAGGCTGGGAGGAGGACCTGGAGGCCATGGAGGAAGGGGGCTGCTACGAGGGGGCGGACCCGGCAAAGGTGAGCGAGAGGGCCTTCGCGCGCGGCAGGGACCAGGTGGGAACGCTCGGATCGGGCAACCACTTCCTGGAGCTGCAGGTGGTCGAGCAGGTGGTGCCTCCGGCGGAGAAGCTGGGCCTCTTCGAGGGGCAGCTGGTCATCATGGTGCATTCCGGGTCGCGGGGGCTGGGACACCAGGTATGCACCGATTACATCGAGGTGATGAACGCCCGCCTGCCAGAATATGGTTATGACTTACCGGACCGCCAGCTGGTATGCGCACCCGTGCAGTCGCGGGAAGGGGCGGACTACCTTGCGGCCATGGCCTGCGCCGCCAACTTCGCCATGTGCAACAGGGAGGCCATAACCCACTGGATAAGGGAATGCTTCGAGAAGGTCTTCAGGGCGGGGGCGAGAAAGCTGGGCATGGAGGTGCTGTACGACGTGTCGCACAACCTGGCGAAGCGGGAGGAACACCTGGTCGAGGGGAAGACCGTACCCCTCATGGTGCATCGCAAGGGGGCAACGCGGGCCTTCCCCGGGAGCAGGCCGGAGGTGGCGGAGAGGTTCGCGGAAACCGGCCAGCCGGTAATCATCCCCGGGGACATGGGCAGCCACTCCTTCGTGCTGGTGGGAACGGAGGAGGCGCTGCGCAAGAGCTTCGGTTCGACC is a genomic window containing:
- the gyrA gene encoding DNA gyrase subunit A yields the protein MVQALAGKIKPVEIEEEMRRSYMDYAMSVIVGRALPDVRDGLKPVHRRILYGMFEQNLTPNRPYRKSARVVGDVMGKYHPHGDAAIYDTLVRMAQDFSCRYELVDGHGNFGSVDGDSPAAMRYTEARLSPISMEMLRDIDKETVDFTPNYDGSLQEPVVLPSRFPNLLANGSSGIAVGMSTNIPPHNLGEVIDATIALIENPEAETKDLMKHIKGPDFPTGGMVMGLEGIREAYESGRGVIRVRGRAHVEQTKSGRSNIVVTEIPYQVNKARLTERIAELVRSKKIGGIADLRDESDRSGMRLVIELRRESQPQVVLNQLYKHTQLQESFGIIMLALVGGVPRVLNLKEMLAGYVEHQLEVVTRRTRFELDRAEKRAHILEGLLVALANLEEVIELIKRSRTVPDARDGLMKRFKLSEEQAQAILDMRLQRLTGLEREKVKEEHKELKKEIARLKEILADESKLRGIIVEELREIKKKYGDPRRTEIVPDYEDLEIEDLIADEEVVVTITHSGYAKRLPITTYRTQRRGGKGVAGMNLKEGDFVEHLFVASTHHYIHFFSNRGRSYRLKVYELPEGSRTSRGQALVNLLPLGPGEKICSVIATRDYPEDSFLVMATARGMIKKTPFRLYDSPRRDGLIAIDLQEGDEVIDTRLTDGKSDLILVTREGQALRFPETDCRPMGRDTRGVRGIRLSPEDELIAMGIAAEDADLFIITELGYGKRTAISRYPRRRRGGKGVRTMAAGAAKGRIAGARVVRENQELMAISVDGVVIRVPIDDISRMGRVTQGVKIMSLKGEDRVASIAHLASREGIAQSPRDDEEPREGEEPERV
- a CDS encoding archease — translated: MKSLKGFEFIEHTADVGIRARGLSRAEVFEQCALGMVSLMYDPEAVEGSRRVRIEARADDEKALLVAWLSEIIYLVETEGWAFRDFEVEDISRQEVRGWGLGEPLDAARHKVSGEVKAPTYHMLELAEREGRWEAQVIFDV
- a CDS encoding RtcB family protein gives rise to the protein MSLLGFAEEVEKYTWRISTDAQEGMRVPGIVFGDRELMEKADADNALQQVVNVACLPGIVRASLAMPDIHWGYGFPIGGVAATMAEGGVISPGGVGYDISCGVRLIKTSLAHEEAKGKMAQLLDLLNASVPKGLGTRGRLRMERREMEALMARGARELVARGIGWEEDLEAMEEGGCYEGADPAKVSERAFARGRDQVGTLGSGNHFLELQVVEQVVPPAEKLGLFEGQLVIMVHSGSRGLGHQVCTDYIEVMNARLPEYGYDLPDRQLVCAPVQSREGADYLAAMACAANFAMCNREAITHWIRECFEKVFRAGARKLGMEVLYDVSHNLAKREEHLVEGKTVPLMVHRKGATRAFPGSRPEVAERFAETGQPVIIPGDMGSHSFVLVGTEEALRKSFGSTCHGAGRTMSRKAAKKSIRGEDLRKRLESMGIMVRCSHPAGLAEEAPEAYKDVQAVVQICEGAGLSRRVARMRPVAVMKG